A genome region from Streptomyces xanthophaeus includes the following:
- a CDS encoding protein kinase domain-containing protein: MSVPAPRATRATRAPLAPLTHDDPQHLGDFRLLARLGSGGMGTVYLARSAAGRTVALKTVHARIAADTTFRTRFRLEADAARVIGDRYGARVFAADALAATPWLATEYVIGPQLDEAVGLAGPLPEPCVRALGAELARALGQLHRSDVVHRDLKPSNVMVTAAGPKVIDFGIARALGDERLTRTGAAAGTPAFMSPEQAGGLEHSPAGDVFALAGVLVFAASGHGPFGGGQAADLLYRVRYAEPDLSGVPAALAPVLARCLSKDPALRPTTAELAGLLAPGDGPFADGLPQPVLADIARRAAAVWQEPPLRLPAPRGEPDTVVADGAGMSRRRLFAVSGAAAGAVALAAGGGLWAWLGSRGEDGGGAAGAGKQALAPPPDALWKADLAERLVGSSPLPVNALLVMATGNTTSGIYQQDGRHLRDIQGYARAWRVATDGKVLYAVGRHDAADKALTVAPLPLDGGKEQAPVVRLPAYDGTNTLNQILGVAGDTVFLHAKAAGGDQWSLVAASLKTGKELWRQPTAAPTEEQVQLGRPTPVGVKAVRGGVLLWHHSESSGALRVSVHDAGTGAERWNVSVEALGATPGRLATDDDRVYIGARKVHALRLTDGGSAWVFGADRDAGEVGARRRYGMPTVRDGVVYAVEGTRGVVAISAVFGTLQWTDILPDGTNPNRDIAPVVTPSHVYTMDATGLRAVRIRTQAPVWHYPTSAYALTPDPDGKRLYLREVEKLIALPLS, from the coding sequence ATGTCCGTCCCGGCACCACGCGCCACCCGCGCCACCCGCGCCCCGCTCGCACCGCTCACGCACGACGATCCGCAGCACCTCGGCGATTTCCGGCTGCTCGCCCGGCTCGGCAGCGGCGGCATGGGCACGGTCTACCTGGCCCGTTCGGCGGCCGGGCGGACGGTCGCGCTCAAGACCGTGCATGCCCGGATCGCCGCCGACACCACCTTCCGGACCCGGTTCCGGCTGGAGGCGGACGCGGCCCGGGTCATCGGCGACCGCTACGGCGCCCGGGTCTTCGCCGCGGACGCCCTGGCGGCAACGCCGTGGCTGGCCACCGAGTACGTGATCGGGCCGCAGCTCGACGAGGCGGTCGGGCTGGCCGGCCCGCTGCCCGAGCCGTGCGTGCGCGCCCTGGGCGCGGAGCTCGCCCGGGCGCTGGGGCAGCTGCACCGCTCGGACGTGGTGCACCGCGACCTCAAGCCGTCCAACGTCATGGTCACGGCCGCCGGGCCCAAGGTCATCGACTTCGGTATCGCCCGCGCCCTCGGCGACGAACGGCTGACCCGCACCGGAGCCGCGGCCGGCACGCCCGCCTTCATGTCGCCCGAGCAGGCCGGCGGTCTCGAACACTCCCCGGCCGGTGATGTGTTCGCGCTGGCCGGCGTCCTGGTCTTCGCGGCGTCCGGGCACGGCCCCTTCGGCGGCGGCCAGGCCGCGGACCTGCTGTACCGGGTGCGGTACGCGGAGCCCGACCTGAGCGGCGTGCCGGCGGCGCTGGCGCCCGTACTCGCCCGCTGCCTGTCCAAGGACCCGGCGCTGCGGCCCACGACGGCCGAGCTGGCCGGGCTGCTGGCGCCCGGCGACGGCCCGTTCGCGGACGGGCTGCCGCAGCCGGTGCTCGCGGACATCGCACGCCGCGCCGCAGCCGTGTGGCAGGAGCCGCCCCTCCGGCTGCCGGCCCCCCGAGGGGAGCCGGACACCGTCGTCGCCGACGGCGCCGGCATGTCGCGTCGCAGGCTGTTCGCGGTATCCGGGGCTGCGGCCGGGGCCGTCGCGCTCGCGGCGGGGGGCGGGCTGTGGGCCTGGCTCGGCAGCCGCGGTGAGGACGGGGGCGGGGCCGCGGGCGCCGGGAAGCAGGCCCTGGCGCCACCGCCGGACGCGCTGTGGAAGGCCGACCTGGCGGAGCGCTTGGTGGGCAGCAGCCCGCTGCCGGTGAACGCCCTGCTCGTCATGGCCACCGGAAACACGACCAGCGGGATCTACCAGCAGGACGGCAGACACCTGAGGGACATCCAGGGGTACGCGCGCGCCTGGCGCGTCGCCACCGACGGCAAGGTCCTCTACGCGGTCGGGAGGCACGACGCCGCGGACAAGGCCCTCACGGTGGCACCTCTGCCCCTGGACGGCGGCAAGGAGCAGGCACCGGTCGTCCGGCTTCCCGCCTACGACGGTACGAACACGCTGAACCAGATCCTCGGTGTGGCCGGCGACACCGTGTTCCTCCACGCCAAGGCGGCCGGGGGCGACCAGTGGTCCCTGGTGGCCGCGAGCCTGAAGACCGGCAAGGAACTGTGGCGGCAGCCGACGGCGGCCCCCACCGAGGAGCAGGTGCAGTTGGGACGCCCGACCCCTGTCGGAGTCAAGGCCGTACGCGGCGGCGTACTGCTGTGGCACCACTCCGAGTCGAGCGGCGCCCTGCGGGTGTCCGTGCACGACGCCGGCACCGGCGCCGAGCGCTGGAACGTGTCGGTGGAAGCACTCGGCGCCACGCCGGGCCGGCTGGCCACGGATGACGACCGCGTGTACATCGGCGCCAGAAAAGTGCACGCGCTGCGGCTCACCGACGGCGGGTCCGCCTGGGTCTTCGGCGCGGACCGTGACGCGGGCGAGGTGGGCGCCCGGCGCCGGTACGGCATGCCGACCGTCCGCGACGGGGTCGTCTACGCCGTGGAGGGCACGCGCGGCGTCGTCGCCATCAGCGCAGTCTTCGGCACCTTGCAGTGGACGGACATCCTGCCGGACGGCACGAATCCGAATCGCGACATCGCCCCTGTGGTCACCCCGAGCCACGTCTACACCATGGATGCGACGGGGCTGCGAGCCGTCCGCATCCGCACCCAGGCCCCGGTCTGGCACTACCCGACGAGCGCCTACGCCCTGACGCCGGATCCGGACGGCAAGCGGCTCTACCTCCGCGAGGTGGAGAAGCTGATCGCCCTCCCGCTCTCTTAG
- a CDS encoding MAB_1171c family putative transporter, producing MIDMLFTGTAVVLLCFAAYWVRGRGGHRPTGTWAMAALLTSFALAFASYAPAVERAVESVVPHVARLLSNTFTLTAATSVLAFLFQLNLDRELARRQIRLRVLALAVCVAGMTVFFTAEQLTGRSPVLYACYVLVYISYLGYTAKDFLLQTWAQSNRSARRSQRWGLRTTSIGCGFALVYAAYKLFALVSIGLGLGLVPDHARCSSPLTPFRCTFSVTAPAVAVLLITVGLTLPALLWPLSRLRRRRWERSSFTALEHLWREVTSAVPEVVLDPGRTEADTHDLDFHLHRRVIEINDCVLALRPYRRASVRDAAAAAAARAGTAGTPEGDAEVEAAVIAAAVDAKHTGLPLDGDEAPPAAGTRSRKGDLPAETAWLLLVAAAYARRPAPENAGVAS from the coding sequence ATGATCGACATGCTCTTCACGGGCACGGCCGTCGTACTGCTGTGCTTCGCCGCCTACTGGGTACGAGGGCGCGGCGGACACCGCCCCACGGGTACCTGGGCGATGGCGGCGCTGCTGACCTCGTTCGCCCTCGCCTTCGCCTCCTACGCCCCCGCCGTGGAGCGCGCGGTCGAATCGGTGGTCCCGCACGTCGCCCGACTCCTCAGCAACACCTTCACCCTGACGGCGGCCACCTCGGTCCTCGCCTTCCTCTTCCAGCTCAACCTGGACCGCGAACTGGCCCGCCGGCAGATCCGGCTGCGCGTCCTCGCCCTCGCGGTCTGCGTCGCCGGCATGACCGTCTTCTTCACCGCCGAACAACTCACGGGACGAAGCCCGGTGTTGTACGCGTGCTACGTGCTCGTCTACATCTCCTACCTGGGGTACACGGCCAAGGACTTCCTGCTGCAGACCTGGGCCCAGTCCAACCGCTCGGCCCGCCGCAGTCAGCGCTGGGGCCTGCGCACGACCTCGATCGGCTGTGGCTTCGCCCTCGTCTACGCCGCGTACAAGCTCTTCGCCCTGGTCTCCATCGGCCTCGGCCTGGGGCTCGTACCCGACCACGCCCGGTGTTCGAGCCCGCTGACGCCCTTCCGCTGCACGTTCAGCGTGACCGCGCCCGCCGTCGCCGTCCTCCTGATCACCGTCGGACTCACCCTCCCCGCCCTGCTGTGGCCGCTCAGCCGGCTGCGCCGCCGCCGCTGGGAACGGAGCTCGTTCACCGCGCTGGAACACCTGTGGCGGGAGGTCACCTCGGCGGTCCCCGAAGTCGTGCTCGACCCGGGCCGCACCGAGGCGGACACCCATGACCTCGACTTCCACCTCCACCGCCGGGTCATCGAGATCAACGACTGCGTGCTGGCCCTGCGCCCGTACCGCCGAGCGTCGGTACGGGACGCCGCGGCCGCCGCGGCCGCCCGCGCGGGCACGGCCGGCACCCCCGAGGGCGACGCCGAGGTGGAGGCGGCGGTCATCGCCGCGGCCGTCGACGCGAAGCACACCGGACTGCCCCTCGACGGCGACGAGGCCCCGCCCGCCGCCGGCACCCGCTCCCGCAAGGGCGACCTCCCGGCGGAGACCGCGTGGCTGCTGCTCGTGGCGGCCGCCTACGCGCGCCGCCCGGCACCCGAGAACGCGGGCGTGGCCTCGTGA
- a CDS encoding peptidoglycan-binding protein, with translation MFLTLAAALTALLTGPVPAAHAVDTGLLQRGLSGLSYLPRSGVDGAYGPQTQDSVRHFQRDNGLDVDGDAGPKTTAALLAKVKQVQSAAGTQADGDYGTNTLNAVRSYQSRHGLEVDGIAGPQTMGEMNIDRIVSSGPGTGTDSETKLLQRNLAGLGYLPLSGVDGAYGPRTKNAVLSFQSDNDLEVDGIAGPQTKGALTAKVQKVQSAAGTQADGDYGPNTLGAVKTYQAGHGLEADGIAGPRTMAAMGIAREIGSTGPGGGPSGGSPTVPVPPLSGSVRDKIIQAARSQLGQEEWGNNCNPYGRCEAWCAHFASWAWQQAGINYHTAFSGDFYYYGREHGTLRTDLRNAAPKPGDVILFGTGPSSTSTSVHVGVIEKDNGDGTVTTIEGNHNDRVERVTRRLVGGWPAYAIVSPSGG, from the coding sequence ATGTTCCTGACCCTCGCCGCCGCCCTGACGGCGCTGCTGACCGGACCGGTGCCGGCCGCGCACGCCGTTGACACCGGCCTGCTCCAGCGGGGCCTGTCGGGCCTCAGCTATCTCCCGCGCAGCGGTGTCGACGGTGCGTACGGACCGCAGACGCAGGACTCCGTACGGCACTTCCAGCGGGACAACGGTCTCGACGTGGACGGCGACGCCGGGCCGAAGACCACGGCGGCCCTGCTCGCCAAGGTGAAGCAGGTGCAGTCCGCGGCCGGCACGCAGGCCGACGGCGACTACGGCACGAACACCCTCAACGCCGTGAGGTCGTACCAGTCGCGCCACGGCCTGGAGGTCGACGGCATCGCCGGCCCCCAGACGATGGGCGAGATGAACATCGACCGGATCGTCTCCAGCGGCCCGGGCACCGGCACCGACTCCGAGACCAAGCTCCTCCAGCGGAATCTTGCCGGTCTGGGCTATCTGCCGCTGAGCGGGGTGGACGGCGCCTACGGCCCCCGCACCAAGAACGCCGTGCTGTCCTTCCAGAGCGACAACGACCTGGAGGTGGACGGCATCGCGGGCCCCCAGACCAAGGGCGCCCTGACGGCGAAGGTGCAGAAGGTGCAGAGCGCGGCCGGCACGCAGGCCGACGGCGACTACGGCCCCAACACCCTGGGCGCCGTGAAGACCTACCAGGCGGGACACGGGCTGGAGGCGGACGGCATAGCCGGCCCGCGGACCATGGCGGCCATGGGCATCGCCCGCGAGATCGGCAGCACCGGCCCCGGCGGCGGGCCCAGCGGTGGCAGCCCGACCGTACCCGTACCCCCGCTGTCGGGCAGCGTCCGCGACAAGATCATCCAGGCGGCGCGCTCCCAGCTCGGCCAGGAGGAGTGGGGCAACAACTGCAACCCGTACGGCCGTTGCGAGGCCTGGTGCGCGCACTTCGCCAGCTGGGCCTGGCAGCAGGCCGGGATCAACTACCACACGGCGTTCAGCGGGGACTTCTACTACTACGGGCGCGAGCACGGAACGCTCCGCACGGACCTGCGGAACGCCGCGCCCAAGCCGGGCGATGTGATCCTCTTCGGCACCGGCCCTTCGAGCACTTCCACGAGCGTCCACGTCGGCGTGATCGAGAAGGACAACGGTGACGGGACCGTCACCACGATCGAGGGCAACCACAACGACAGGGTGGAGCGCGTCACCCGCCGGCTCGTCGGCGGCTGGCCCGCGTACGCGATCGTCTCGCCCTCGGGCGGCTGA
- a CDS encoding helix-turn-helix domain-containing protein, with protein sequence MEDDQSPTFAQLLDHLFREVHPPSRGPYTYAEVAEGIRKAATGEGRGVTASAIQQLRTGAKRNPTRHTIKALADFFGVPAGYFVDSAAAERTRAEIDLLAAMRDQDVRKVALRANGLSVDSLKMLSTVIEQARKLEGLTTDDPAQGLDLDD encoded by the coding sequence GTGGAGGATGACCAGTCGCCCACCTTCGCCCAACTCCTGGACCACCTCTTCCGCGAGGTGCACCCCCCTTCCCGGGGGCCCTACACCTACGCGGAGGTCGCCGAGGGAATCCGCAAGGCAGCGACCGGAGAGGGCCGCGGGGTGACGGCGAGCGCCATCCAGCAACTGCGCACCGGAGCCAAGCGGAACCCGACGCGGCACACCATCAAGGCCCTGGCCGACTTCTTCGGCGTCCCGGCGGGCTACTTCGTCGACAGTGCGGCGGCCGAACGCACCCGGGCGGAGATCGACCTCCTCGCCGCCATGCGCGATCAGGACGTCCGCAAGGTGGCCCTGCGCGCCAACGGCCTGAGCGTCGACAGCCTGAAGATGCTGTCCACGGTGATCGAACAGGCCCGGAAGCTCGAAGGGCTCACCACCGACGACCCCGCGCAGGGCCTCGACCTGGACGACTGA
- a CDS encoding MbtH family protein, translating to MSSNPFDDADGRFYVLVNDEEQHSLWPAFAGIPAGWRIVFGEESRRRCLEHIEANWTDLRPKSLRDAMTADPASVGSA from the coding sequence ATGAGCAGCAACCCGTTCGACGACGCCGACGGCCGGTTCTACGTCCTGGTGAACGACGAGGAACAGCATTCGCTGTGGCCGGCGTTCGCCGGGATCCCCGCCGGCTGGCGCATCGTGTTCGGCGAGGAGAGCCGCCGGCGGTGCCTGGAACACATCGAGGCGAACTGGACCGACCTGCGGCCGAAGAGCCTGCGCGACGCGATGACCGCGGACCCGGCTTCCGTCGGCTCCGCGTGA
- a CDS encoding helix-turn-helix domain-containing protein, producing the protein MSDQTKATVGTESARVQLSTEMRRIKEASQLSFGRLADRTHYSRSSWERFLNGKQLPTTVAVEQLAAVAGTDPEPLLDLLARAVSAPASGAPATAAPAQTAPVQSAAAQAAPETAPEAPAAVAVPDAPQAAVRPLRERPRAEWRRRFGVIGYITAGALLGSVATGLAFSSTAAGGRSPGAAGEPSDTRKSGGGDETATLVPGAGDIQVKCKSDTCLRHDPQAMECHWDATTAKSTFLRGMHIQLRYSAACQSVWGRIEGGAVGDKVIIRDARGTELEALIRFEHDSYTKMLAVSSEAPLEAMSVCGAIPAEKQMQCAPEGAVQQP; encoded by the coding sequence ATGTCTGACCAGACAAAGGCGACAGTTGGTACGGAGTCGGCACGTGTTCAGCTGAGCACGGAGATGCGAAGGATCAAGGAGGCCTCGCAACTCAGCTTCGGCCGACTGGCCGACCGGACGCACTACAGCCGCTCGTCGTGGGAGCGATTCCTCAACGGGAAGCAGCTGCCGACCACCGTGGCCGTCGAGCAGCTCGCGGCCGTGGCGGGCACGGACCCGGAGCCGCTGCTCGACCTGCTGGCGCGGGCCGTTTCCGCCCCGGCGAGCGGCGCCCCGGCCACGGCCGCACCTGCGCAGACCGCGCCCGTGCAGTCCGCAGCGGCGCAGGCCGCGCCGGAGACCGCACCGGAGGCGCCGGCGGCGGTCGCCGTGCCGGACGCCCCACAGGCGGCGGTCCGGCCTCTGCGCGAGAGACCCCGGGCCGAATGGAGACGAAGATTCGGGGTGATCGGATACATCACCGCGGGAGCCCTGCTGGGCTCGGTCGCCACCGGTCTCGCCTTCTCCTCCACCGCGGCGGGAGGCCGCTCTCCGGGCGCGGCGGGCGAACCGTCCGACACCAGGAAGAGCGGCGGCGGCGACGAGACCGCGACCCTCGTTCCGGGGGCCGGTGACATCCAGGTCAAGTGCAAGTCCGACACCTGCCTGCGCCACGATCCCCAGGCCATGGAATGCCATTGGGACGCGACCACGGCCAAGAGCACCTTCCTGCGCGGCATGCACATCCAGCTCCGCTACAGCGCGGCCTGCCAATCGGTGTGGGGACGCATCGAGGGCGGCGCCGTCGGCGACAAGGTGATCATCAGGGATGCCAGGGGGACGGAGCTGGAAGCCTTGATCCGCTTCGAGCACGACTCGTACACCAAGATGCTCGCGGTCTCCTCCGAGGCTCCTCTCGAAGCGATGAGCGTGTGCGGGGCGATACCGGCGGAGAAGCAGATGCAGTGCGCGCCCGAAGGGGCCGTCCAGCAGCCCTGA
- a CDS encoding regulator component yields MDLEQLRASCEARVEALELPHRFSTRDLRDAVAEQRGRPIILRPLSTLGTTDAPCGIRLETADADLLFYEEATSPLHQNHILAHEISHIICDHPGSLELDQDTLRAIGFSPTLVRRMSGRTSYTSEDEREAEVMASVIRQLMYRGRESPSSRPASGAESWDALFAEPHRKKRHRK; encoded by the coding sequence ATGGACCTTGAGCAGCTTCGCGCCTCATGTGAGGCGCGCGTCGAGGCACTTGAACTCCCGCACCGCTTCAGCACCCGCGACCTCCGCGACGCCGTGGCCGAGCAACGCGGACGCCCCATCATCCTGCGCCCCCTGAGCACCCTGGGCACCACGGACGCCCCGTGCGGCATCCGCCTGGAGACCGCGGACGCCGACCTGTTGTTCTACGAGGAGGCCACGTCCCCCCTCCACCAGAACCACATCCTCGCCCACGAGATCAGCCACATCATCTGCGACCACCCCGGCAGCCTGGAGCTGGACCAGGACACCCTGCGCGCGATCGGCTTCAGCCCCACCCTCGTCCGGCGCATGTCCGGCCGGACCAGCTACACCAGCGAGGACGAGCGCGAGGCCGAGGTGATGGCCAGCGTGATCCGCCAACTCATGTACCGGGGACGCGAAAGCCCGTCGAGCCGGCCCGCCAGCGGCGCCGAGAGCTGGGACGCTCTGTTCGCCGAGCCACACAGGAAGAAACGCCACCGGAAATGA
- a CDS encoding cytochrome P450 family protein: MTNAQEAPALFDSAYYQDPYSVYDWLRVNSPVHPFRFPLGDVPMLFLSRYDDVKELLSDQRFSNDGAAWGSEQFKKSGMIFGGDTLIGRILTVLDPPDHTRVRKLAMGAFTPRRAATWTEPVERIVKEALDDLEKSDRPDVMDFASKIPAVVTGEILGFPLDRFADMLHAIERAFHLDPDNPDNEAEVSAAFEEIVTYGRELIVEKRRNPGDDLTSVFIQARDGEDRLTEDELVSMVAVMIMAGIDTTRNLIGSAVLGLFDHPDQQKLLVENEELVAPAVEEFLRYDGAFCVGLFRIAKEDLVFKGVPVPAGTPVVAGLQAANHDPEKYTDPNNLDITREGPRHLALGHGLHNCMGAALARLETGIAVPALLRRFPQMRLSVPRSEIMFEENWLLRSLPNLPVDLYGGGPRPTGK; the protein is encoded by the coding sequence ATGACAAACGCTCAAGAGGCTCCCGCACTTTTCGATTCCGCGTACTACCAGGATCCCTATTCGGTGTACGACTGGCTCCGGGTCAATTCCCCGGTCCATCCGTTCCGCTTCCCCCTCGGTGACGTACCGATGCTCTTCCTTTCCCGGTACGACGACGTCAAGGAGCTGCTGAGCGACCAGCGGTTCAGCAATGACGGCGCCGCCTGGGGCAGTGAGCAGTTCAAGAAGTCCGGGATGATATTCGGCGGCGACACGCTGATCGGCCGCATTCTGACGGTGCTCGACCCGCCGGATCACACCCGTGTCCGCAAGCTGGCGATGGGGGCATTCACCCCTCGTCGCGCCGCCACGTGGACGGAGCCGGTCGAGCGCATCGTAAAGGAGGCGCTCGACGACCTGGAGAAGTCGGACCGTCCCGACGTCATGGATTTCGCGAGCAAGATCCCGGCGGTCGTCACGGGTGAGATCCTCGGCTTCCCGCTGGACCGGTTCGCCGACATGCTCCATGCCATCGAGCGGGCCTTCCACCTCGACCCGGACAACCCGGACAACGAGGCCGAGGTCTCGGCGGCCTTCGAGGAGATCGTCACCTACGGCCGGGAACTGATCGTCGAGAAGCGCCGCAACCCCGGCGACGACCTGACGTCCGTGTTCATCCAGGCACGCGACGGCGAGGACCGCCTGACCGAGGACGAGCTCGTCTCCATGGTCGCCGTGATGATCATGGCGGGCATCGACACCACCCGCAATCTGATCGGCTCCGCCGTCCTCGGGCTGTTCGACCACCCGGACCAGCAGAAGCTGCTGGTCGAGAACGAGGAGCTGGTCGCACCCGCGGTCGAGGAGTTCCTGCGCTACGACGGCGCCTTCTGCGTCGGCCTGTTCCGCATCGCCAAGGAGGACCTGGTGTTCAAGGGGGTTCCGGTGCCCGCCGGCACCCCTGTGGTCGCCGGGCTCCAGGCCGCCAACCACGATCCCGAGAAGTACACCGACCCCAATAACCTGGACATCACCCGCGAAGGCCCGCGGCACCTGGCCCTCGGCCATGGACTGCACAACTGCATGGGTGCTGCCCTGGCCCGTCTGGAGACCGGTATCGCGGTTCCGGCGCTGCTGCGCCGTTTCCCGCAGATGCGGCTCTCGGTTCCGCGTTCGGAGATCATGTTCGAGGAGAACTGGCTGCTGCGCAGCCTTCCGAACCTCCCCGTGGACCTGTACGGCGGCGGGCCTCGCCCCACCGGCAAGTGA
- a CDS encoding acyl-CoA dehydrogenase family protein has product MTTSDTAATGVLDAVKEIIPALRGNGLETEKQRQLPDENIALLEKAGVFRIAVPERFGGLDLPVAEQAEILTEIARGDGSSGWVSMVWVSTAWIATLYPDKAQEEIFANGSVRISGGFTPSGTLTPVDGGYVLNGTWRFNTGVAGADWNVHAALVEREDGQHEELFAIVPRESVTVADDWDVFGAAGTGSATSTVKDLFVPAHRVVDAAVFDASTRDRWNADLNGRNYGLTSYILATCAPVYIGLAKAAVEIFTERTPGKAITYTEWTDQAEHPHTHVQLAVAANKVAACEALAEKWLSVIQSREDAGEKLTVQEKAAIRGQVGYVVQTTKEAVETLYAISSASTILRSNPFQRVFRDITALSLHGLLTPVSSLEAHGRVLLGLEPRTDYI; this is encoded by the coding sequence ATGACCACATCCGACACTGCCGCAACTGGCGTCCTTGATGCAGTCAAGGAAATAATCCCCGCCCTGCGCGGCAACGGTCTGGAAACCGAAAAGCAGCGGCAGCTTCCGGACGAGAACATCGCCCTTCTCGAAAAGGCCGGCGTCTTCAGGATCGCCGTCCCGGAGCGTTTCGGCGGCCTGGACCTGCCGGTGGCCGAGCAGGCCGAGATCCTGACGGAGATCGCGCGCGGCGACGGGTCGTCCGGCTGGGTGTCGATGGTGTGGGTGTCCACCGCCTGGATCGCCACGCTGTACCCGGACAAGGCCCAGGAGGAGATCTTCGCGAACGGATCCGTCCGGATCTCCGGCGGGTTCACGCCCTCGGGCACGCTCACGCCGGTCGACGGCGGATACGTGCTGAACGGGACCTGGCGCTTCAACACCGGTGTCGCCGGCGCGGACTGGAACGTCCACGCGGCGCTGGTCGAGCGGGAGGACGGGCAGCACGAGGAGCTCTTCGCGATCGTGCCGCGCGAGAGCGTCACGGTCGCCGACGACTGGGACGTCTTCGGCGCGGCCGGCACCGGCAGTGCGACCTCCACCGTGAAGGACCTGTTCGTCCCGGCCCACCGCGTGGTGGACGCCGCGGTGTTCGACGCCTCGACGCGTGACCGGTGGAACGCCGACCTGAACGGCCGCAACTACGGCCTGACCAGCTACATCCTGGCGACGTGCGCACCCGTGTACATCGGTCTGGCCAAGGCCGCCGTGGAGATCTTCACCGAGCGGACTCCCGGCAAGGCCATCACCTACACCGAGTGGACGGACCAGGCCGAGCACCCGCACACGCACGTACAGCTGGCGGTCGCCGCCAACAAGGTCGCCGCGTGCGAGGCGCTGGCCGAGAAGTGGCTGTCGGTCATCCAGAGCAGGGAGGACGCCGGCGAGAAGCTCACCGTCCAGGAGAAGGCCGCGATCCGCGGCCAGGTCGGCTACGTCGTGCAGACGACGAAGGAAGCGGTGGAGACGCTCTACGCCATCAGCTCGGCCTCGACGATCCTGCGCAGCAACCCCTTCCAGCGCGTCTTCCGGGACATCACCGCGCTGTCGCTCCACGGCCTGCTCACTCCGGTCAGCTCCCTGGAGGCCCACGGCCGCGTCCTGCTGGGGCTGGAGCCCCGTACCGATTACATCTGA
- a CDS encoding cytochrome P450 family protein, with the protein MTAPRQDPLRDPRFFADPYPTYDRLREGCPVRRIPTGSGGHHAYLITGHPEAREAFTDPRLSKDTARFFADRPSNRDLHPAISRNMLASDPPAHTRHRRVATRLFTTGRVRELRPFITRVVDGLTAAWRPGTDIDLVADLAVPLPVTVVCELLGVPETDRAALAARSHDLFDATDTDRVDAASHHIGDYLTHLIDTARTTPGDGPLHSLLRDCDEGGLDRDETVSLAALLLVAGHETTTHFIGNAVLALLRHPEAFDRVRRDPDLIPGALDELLRFDSPVSVATFRHSTQDLRIGGIDIPAGFPVLIAPGAANRDPAAFPDPNSLDLDRDTTAHLSFGHGIHRCPGAPLARAEAEIALRTLVTRFPDTRLATPAESPAWRRTRLTRGLTALPLTLA; encoded by the coding sequence GTGACCGCCCCGCGCCAGGACCCCCTGCGCGACCCGCGCTTCTTCGCCGACCCCTACCCCACGTACGACCGGCTGCGCGAAGGCTGCCCGGTCCGGCGGATCCCCACCGGCTCCGGCGGACACCACGCGTACCTGATCACCGGTCACCCCGAGGCCCGCGAGGCGTTCACCGACCCCCGCCTGTCCAAGGACACGGCCCGCTTCTTCGCCGACCGGCCCTCGAACCGCGACCTGCACCCGGCGATCTCCCGCAACATGCTGGCGAGCGACCCGCCCGCGCACACCCGCCACCGGCGGGTGGCGACCCGGCTGTTCACGACCGGCCGCGTCCGGGAACTGCGCCCGTTCATCACCCGGGTCGTGGACGGCCTCACGGCCGCGTGGCGACCCGGCACGGACATCGACCTGGTGGCGGACCTGGCGGTCCCCCTGCCGGTCACCGTCGTCTGCGAACTGCTGGGCGTCCCCGAAACCGACCGCGCCGCCCTCGCCGCCCGATCCCACGACCTCTTCGACGCGACCGACACCGACCGCGTCGACGCCGCGTCACACCACATCGGCGACTACCTCACCCACCTGATCGACACGGCGCGCACCACCCCCGGCGACGGCCCGCTCCACTCCCTCCTGCGCGACTGCGACGAGGGCGGCCTCGACCGGGACGAGACCGTCTCCCTGGCCGCCCTCCTCCTGGTCGCCGGGCACGAGACCACCACCCACTTCATCGGCAACGCCGTCCTGGCCCTGCTCCGGCACCCGGAGGCGTTCGACCGCGTGCGCCGGGACCCGGACCTGATCCCCGGCGCCCTCGACGAACTGCTCCGCTTCGACTCCCCGGTGAGCGTGGCCACCTTCCGGCACAGCACGCAGGACCTGCGCATCGGCGGCATCGACATCCCGGCCGGCTTTCCGGTGCTCATCGCCCCCGGTGCCGCGAACCGCGACCCGGCGGCGTTCCCCGACCCGAACAGCCTGGACCTCGACCGGGACACCACCGCCCACCTCTCCTTCGGCCACGGCATCCACCGCTGCCCCGGCGCCCCCCTGGCCCGCGCCGAGGCGGAGATCGCCCTGCGCACCCTGGTGACCCGCTTCCCGGACACCCGCCTGGCCACCCCCGCGGAATCCCCGGCCTGGCGCCGGACCCGCCTCACCCGCGGCCTGACCGCCCTCCCCCTCACCCTGGCCTGA
- a CDS encoding ferredoxin, with translation MTHILSVDKTVCTGAGTCEAMHPKLFRVVDDGYAVALRTELDDPADVRDAGDVLDVCPTEAILLTLAAGA, from the coding sequence ATGACACACATCCTCTCCGTCGACAAGACGGTCTGCACCGGGGCGGGTACTTGTGAAGCGATGCACCCGAAGCTGTTCCGGGTGGTCGACGACGGGTACGCCGTCGCGCTCAGGACGGAGCTCGACGACCCGGCGGACGTCCGGGACGCGGGCGACGTCCTGGATGTCTGCCCCACCGAGGCGATCCTGCTGACCCTGGCGGCAGGCGCGTAG